In a genomic window of Vigna angularis cultivar LongXiaoDou No.4 chromosome 6, ASM1680809v1, whole genome shotgun sequence:
- the LOC108321537 gene encoding probable WRKY transcription factor 20 → MDAAEALSDDPNRPGSRPNSAPDAAPAGGGARYKLMSPAKLPISRSPCVTIPPGLSPTSFLESPVLLSNMKVEPSPTTGSLFILHQTAHASVTSAASASFPVTTASFNTNTIDDRKPSFFEFKPHSRPNMVPADPNNHASEKSTQIDEGKTQPFDSSPLVKSEIVVPSNELSLSSPVQGDLDELNPRSNIANGLHASNIDNKGSGLSVAADRVSDDGYNWRKYGQKHVKGSEFPRSYYKCTHPNCEVKKLFERSHDGQITEIIYKGTHDHPKPQPSQRYSSGTIMTMQEERSDKASFRDEKGSNICGQVSHPAETDSTPELSPAATNDGDPEGTGFFSNRTNDEVDDDDPLSKRRKMELANADITPVVKPIREPRVVVQTLSEVDILDDGYRWRKYGQKVVRGNPNPRSYYKCTNTGCPVRKHVERASHDPKAVITTYEGKHNHDVPTARNNSCHEIAGSASAASGQTRIRPEESDTISLDLGMGISPASENTPNSQGRMMLPEFGDSQAHTSNSNFKFVHTSGAPVYFGVLNNNSNPYGSRENPSDSSTSLNHSAYPCPQNVGRILMGP, encoded by the exons ATGGACGCCGCCGAAGCCCTCTCCGACGATCCAAATCGACCTGGGTCCAGGCCCAATTCCGCCCCAGACGCTGCTCCGGCCGGCGGTGGCGCGAGGTACAAGCTCATGTCACCGGCGAAGCTCCCGATCTCACGCTCGCCGTGCGTCACGATTCCGCCGGGGCTCAGTCCGACTTCGTTTCTCGAGTCGCCGGTGCTGCTCTCCAACATGAAG GTGGAACCTTCACCGACTACAGGATCCCTATTTATTCTTCATCAAACAGCGCATGCTTCTGTGACTTCTGCTGCATCTGCTTCATTTCCTGTAACCACTGCAAGCTTCAATACCAATACTATTGATGACCGAAAACCCAGCTTCTTTGAGTTTAAACCGCATAGTAGACCAAATATG GTTCCTGCAGACCCTAACAATCATGCAAGTGAAAAGTCTACTCAAATAGATGAAGGAAAAACTCAACCTTTTGATTCATCACCATTAGTAAAAAGTGAGATAGTAGTCCCTTCAAATGAATTAAGTCTATCATCACCTGTTCAAGGTGATTTGGATGAACTGAACCCTAGGAGCAACATAGCAAATGGGCTTCACGCATCAAATATTGACAATAAAGGAAGTGGACTTTCCGTTGCAGCTGATCGAGTATCTGATGATGGATACAACTGGAGAAAGTATGGGCAGAAACATGTTAAAGGAAGTGAGTTTCCTCGCAGTTATTACAAATGTACACATCCTAACTGTGAAGTTAAGAAATTATTTGAACGCTCTCATGATGGGCAAATCACTGAGATAATTTACAAGGGAACACATGATCATCCGAAACCCCAGCCAAGCCAGCGTTACTCTAGTGGAACTATCATGACCATGCAAGAAGAGAGGTCTGATAAAGCTTCTTTCCGAGATG AGAAAGGATCCAATATATGTGGCCAGGTGTCTCACCCAGCTGAGACTGACAGTACTCCGGAGTTATCGCCTGCAGCAACAAATGATGGTGATCCAGAGGGTACAGGATTTTTTTCAAATCGGACTAATGATgaggttgatgatgatgatcccTTATCAAAGCGAAG AAAAATGGAGCTTGCAAATGCTGACATTACTCCCGTAGTTAAGCCTATTAGGGAGCCACGGGTCGTTGTACAAACTCTGAGTGAGGTTGATATATTGGATGATGGTTACCGCTGGCGCAAGTATGGGCAGAAGGTGGTGAGAGGCAATCCTAACCCTAG GAGTTATTACAAATGCACAAACACGGGGTGCCCCGTTAGGAAACATGTGGAGAGGGCTTCTCATGATCCAAAAGCTGTGATAACCACATATGAGGGGAAACACAATCATGATGTGCCAACTGCAAGGAATAATAGTTGCCATGAGATTGCAGGATCAGCAAGTGCTGCTAGTGGACAGACAAGAATTAGGCCAGAAGAAAGTGATACCATCAGCCTTGACCTTGGTATGGGAATTAGCCCTGCTTCGGAAAACACACCAAACAGTCAAGGGAGAATGATGCTTCCTGAATTTGGGGACAGCCAAGCTCATACAAGCAACTCCAATTTCAAGTTTGTTCATACTTCGGGGGCACCGGTGTACTTTGGTGTTCTAAATAACAACTCTAACCCATATGGCTCTAGAGAAAATCCAAGTGATAGTAGTACATCTTTAAACCATTCTGCATATCCCTGCCCTCAGAACGTGGGAAGAATACTAATGGGTCCGTAA